In Bradyrhizobium sp. WBOS07, the genomic window GCTGTAGATCCTGGGCTCGCCCTTGGTCACCTTGACGGCGTTCTCCGGATACATCGTCCAGCCGACCACCGGAGCGCCGGCGTGGAGCCGGCAATCGCGGCAGTGGCACAGCGCGTGCACGATCGCGTCGCCCTCGACCTCATAACGGATTGCGCCACAGTGACAGCCGCCGGTGATGGTGCTCATGCGTTTCTCCCGATCGAATATTGGCTTTGCCGATCGATAGCTCTCGCGATTTGCGGCATCAACGGCGCAATCGATTTGCGCTTGCGTCCTACTGTCGCGTGACAGCTGCTGCCATCACGCGCTGACCTGGGATTCGTTCTGGAGAATGCGTCGGGCTGACGCCTTACTGGCGGGCTTCCAAAGCCGTGGCAGCGCTGGCGGCGCCCGCTTCATACCAGCCCCGCGTCGCCTTGACGATGCGGACGACGGACAGCATCACGGGCACCTCGACCAGCACGCCGACCACGGTCGCCAGCGCAGCGCCGGAATCCAGGCCGAACAGGCTGATCGCGGCGGCGACCGCCAGCTCGAAGAAATTGCTCGCGCCGATGAGGGCGGCTGGAGCTGCGACACACCAGGCCACGCCAAACCGCCGGCTCAGCCAATACGCCAGGCCCGCATTGAGATAGACCTGGACCAGGATCGGCACGGCGAGGATGGCAATGACGAGCGGCTGGCTGACGATCTGCTCGCCCTGGAAGCCGAACAGCAGCACCAATGTGGCGAGCAGCGCGACCAGCGACAGAGGCTGCAGCGTGCGCATGACGCGGTCGAAGCCGGCAGTGCCGCTTCGCAGCAGCACCTTGCGCCACAGCTGTGCGACGATCACGGGAACCACGATGTAGAGCAGGACGGAGAGCAGCAGCGTGCCCCAGGGCACGCTGATCGAGGCGACACCCAGCAGCAGTCCCACCAGCGGCGCGAACAGGAACACCATGATCACGTCGTTCAGGGCGACCTGGCTCAGCGTGTAGTGAGGCTCGCCCTCGCACAGGTTCGACCACACGAACACCATCGCGGTGCAGGGCGCGGCCGCCAGCAGAATCAGGCCGGCGATGTAGGACGAAATCTGGCCGGCCGGCAGCAGCGGCGCGAAGAGATGGCCGATGAAGAAGGAGCCGAGCAGCGCCATCGAGAACGGCTTCACCGCCCAATTGATGAAGAGGGTGACGCCGACGCCGCGCCAATGTTTCCGCACCTCGCCCAGCGAGCCGAAGTCGATCTTCAGCAGCATCGGCACGATCATGAGCCAGATCAGGACCGCGACCGGCAGGTTGACCTTGGCGACCTCGGCGGCCGCGACCGTGCCGAAGAAACCGGGCATGACGTGCCCCAGCGCGACGCCGACGACGATGCAAAGCGCGACCCACAGCGTGAGGTAGCGTTCGAAGATGCCCATCGTCACGCCACGTCGCCTCTGTTGGACGTCGCGCCGTCGGAGCGGCCGATCTCGCGCAGCCTGGTGCCGAGCGAGAGCTTGTCAATGCTCCGCAGCGGAAGGCTCACGAACGTATCAATCCGGTTCTTCAGATAGCGGAACGCGGTGACGAACGCAGCCTGCTTCTCCAGATCCGTGCCTTCGGCGGCGGCAGGGTCCTCGATGCCCCAGTGCGCTGTCATCGGCTGGCCTGGCCAGATCGGACAGGACTCGCCGGCGGCGTTGTCGCAAACGGTGAAGACGAAATCCATCACCGGCGCATCGGGCGCGGCGAACTCGAGCCAGCTTTTCGAGCGCATGCCGTCGGTCGGGTACTCCAGGGTCTCGAGCGTGCGCAGCGCCAGCGGATGCACCGCGCCCTTTGGCGTGCTTCCGGCGGAGAAGGCCCGAAAGCGGCCGGCGCCGTCCTTGCGGAGGATCGACTCGGCCAGGATGGATCGCGCCGAATTGCCGGTGCATAGAAACAGGACGTTGTAGATCGGGTCAGGCACGGCTTCGCTCCTTCCGTTTCGGCGAGCAGCAGGATTGCAGAGTTTCGACGACGGGATTGCAGACCTCGGGACGTCCGCCGCAGCAATCGCGCAACAGGAACACCGCGATGTCGCGGAATTCGCCGAGATTGGCGCGGTAGACGATCGAGCGGCTGTGCCGCTCGGAGGAGACGAGGCGCGCCCGGCTCAGGATCGCCAGATGCGCGGACAGCGTATTCTGCGGAACCTCGAGCAGGCGGGCGAGATCGCCGGCGGCAAGGCCGTCGGGCTCATGTCTCACCAGCGTCCGGAATGCCTCCAGGCGGGTCGGCTGAGCCAGTGCGGCGAGGGCGAGGACGGCTTCTTCGTTTTCCATATATCCAGATTTATGGAATTATGAGGCCGAGTCAATCTGAATCTCGTCCGTCGCCGCAATCATAATTCGAATATTCTAGAAATATGGTTTGACAGCGCGTGCGAACGAGTGCAGCATGAACGTCATGAAGATCGCCGACGCAGCAGCACGTCTGGAGGCCCTGGGCAATCAAACCCGGCTCCAGATCTACCGGGCCCTGGTCCGGGCCGGGCACGCCGGCATGCCCGTCGGCCGCCTGCAGGAGAAGCTGAAGATTCCGGCATCGACGCTGTCGCATCACATCAAGGCCCTCGTAGCGGTCGGGCTCGTCAGCCAGGTCAGGGAATCGACCACGCTGATCTGCCACGCGAACTTTGACGCGATGCGCGGCCTCCTCGCCTTCCTGGCGGCGGAATGCTGCGCCGACGAAGCCGGCTGCAAGGCAGCGCAAACGGCGGCGTGATCCTTTTGCGATCTTGTTCGATGATTCTAGAAATATGGGAGAAGCGGGAATGAACGCCAAAATGAACGTCAAGACCGTCGCCATCATCGGGGCAGGGCCGGTCGGCCTCGCAGCCGCCGCTCATGTGCTCGAGCGCGGCATGTCGCCGATCGTGCTCGAGGCCGGGCCTGAAGCCGCGCACGCGATCCGCCAGTGGCAGCATGTCCAGCTGTTCTCGCCATGGGAATACAATGTCGACAAGGCGGCGGCGCGCCTGCTCGCGCCGACGGGATGGAATTCGCCGGACCCGCAATCCTATCCGACCGGTGGCGAGCTGATCGACCGCTATCTGACGCCGCTCGCGACGCGCACGAAGCTGCGCGAGACGATCCGGACCTCGAGCCGGGTCACGGCGATCAGCCGCGCCGGCTTCGACAAGGCGAAGACGAAGGGCAGGGAGCGGGCGCCGTTCGAGATCCGTTATCAGAACGGCAGGGGTCCCGAGATGCTGCATGCCGATGCCGTCATCGACGTCTCGGGCACGTGGTTCTCTCCCAATCCCGCCGGCAGCAACGGTTTGCCCGCGATCGGCGAGCGCGAGCGCGCCGACCGCATCGCCTATGGCATGCCGGATGTGCGGGGCACGGAGCGCGCCAGATATGCCGGCAAGATTGTCGCCGTGCTCGGTGCCGGCCATTCCGCGGTCGGTACGCTGATCGATCTCGCGCAGCTCGCGGGCGAGGTACCGGGCACGCAGGCGATCTGGCTGTTGCGCGGCGCCGATCCCGCCAAGTCCTTCGGCGGCGGCGGCAACGACAAGCTTGCCGCGCGCGGCGAACTGGGCTCCGCCTTTGCCGCGCTCGTGACCGCCGGCAAGATCAGGGTGGAGAGCGAATTCGGCGTCACGCACCTTTCGGAGTCCGAAGGCCGCCTCAGGATCTCGGCCGGCAGCGGCTGCGGTGCGCGCAGTGTGGTGGCGGACGAGCTCGTCGTCTCCACCGGCTTTCGCCCCGATCTGTCGTTCCTGTCCGAGCTGCGGCTGCGGCTCGATCCGGCCATCGAGGCGCCTGTCGCGCTCGCGCCGCTGATCGATCCCAACGAGCACAGCTGCGGCACGGTCCGTCCGCACGGCGCGCGCGAGCTCGCGCATGACGAGCCGGGCTTCTATCTCGCCGGCATGAAGTCCTACGGCCGTGCACCGACCTTCCTGATGATGACCGGATACGAGCAGGTGCGCTCCATCGCGGCCGACATTGCCGGCGACAAGAAGGCTGCCGCTCGGGTCGAGCTCGTGCTGCCGGAGACCGGCGTCTGCACGCGCGGTGGTGTCGAGGCGGCGGATGCGGGATGCTGTGGCGGTCCGGCAAAGGAGGAGAGCTCAGCCTGCTGCGCCGCCGACGAAAACGCCAAGAAGGCAGGCCGCACCGGCTGTGGCTGTTCATGATGCGGATCCCACCAGACGGGAGGAGAGCATTCGGAGCCTGAGCGGGGGACCGTTGATTGCGGCGATGTGCGTCGGGCAGCTCGGCAATCTGCTGCCGCACGTGACGCTGTCGGCGAATCTGGCGCAGCATCTGATGCCGGCATGGGGGCTGTCCGCCGCCGACGGCGGGTTGATGGCGAGCGGCTATGCGTTCGGCTACATGCTGGCCGTCCCGGTGCTGACGACGCTGACCGATCGCATCGACGCGCGGATCGTGCTGCTGTGCGGCTCCATCGTCAGCGGGCTTGCGACCATCGCCTTCGGCATCTTTGCCGAGGGATTCTGGTCGGGCACCATCATCTGGTCGCTCGCAGGATTGGGCTTTGCCGGCGCCTATATGCCGGGCCTGAAGGCGCTGACCGACCGGTTGCCCGCCGGCGACACCTCGCGGGCGGTGACGCTGTACACGTCGAGCTTCTCGGTCGGCGTCGGCCTGTCGTTCCTGGTTGCGCAGCTCCTCGCCGACCGCTGGGGCTGGCGGAGCGCGTTCTATGTCACCGGCGTCGGCCCCATCGCGATGGTGATCGCGTGCCTGCTGATCGAGGGACGGCGGCCAGCGCCGAAGTCTGGGCGTCTTCTCAACTTTGCACCCGTCCTCGCCAATCGCGAGGCGCTCGGCTACATCCTCGGCTACGGCGCCCACTGCTTCGAGCTCTACGGCATTCGCACCTGGCTGGTCGGGTTCTGGACCTTCGTCGTTGCGCATCAGGGCGAGCCGTCCTGGATGACGCCGGTGCTGATGAGCTTCTGCTTCGCCGTGATCTCGATGCCCGCCAGCATCCTCGGCAACGAGGCCGCCCTGAAATTCGGACGGCATCGCGCCATCACGGTCGTGATGATCGCCTCGGCCTGCGTCGCGCTGGTGATCGGCTTCAACGCGAGCGCCCCGGCCTGGGTGCTCGCGCTGCTGCTGATGATCTACGGCGTGACGGTGCCTGCTGATTCAGGCGCGCTCACCGCCGGCATGTCCGCGGCGGCCGTCTCCGAGCATCGCGGCGCGACCCTGGCCCTGCATTCGACGGTCGGCTTCGGTCTGTCGGCGCTCGGCGCCTGGGGAACCGGCGTCGCACTCGACGTGGCCGGCGGCCCGCAGAGTGCGAGCGGCTGGCTGCTAATGTTCATCGTGCTCGCGGCCGGCATCGCGCTGGGGCCAGTGGCGCTGCTGTGGGCGCGGCGCAAGCCGGGCTGAGCAGCGACGTCAGCCATTGAGAAGCAAGGGAAGGCCGCCTAGCCTGGAATCGGGGATCGTCGCGCCAGGCCCTCCACATAGGCAAGCAATCGTTCAGCCGCGTCCGCCGCCAAGTCGGCATCGCCGCTTGCGATGGCGCGAGCGATCTCGATATGACACTCGACGCCTTCGCGTGGCAGTGTCCGGCCGTGATGCATGAACCAGAACCGCCGGTTCTGGGTCCCGATCAGGCGCATCATGGATGCCACCGTCGCGTTGCGGCACGCCACGAGGCAGAGCTGATTGAAGTCTGCGTCGAGTCGCGCGAACGCGTCGAAATCGTCTTGCTCCAGCGCCGCCACCATGCCCGCGGCGAGTTCAGTGAATTGTTGGCGCTGCTCCGGCGTCGCGCGCATCGCAGCCCCGCGTGCGACCACCAGTTCGAGCGGCCTGCGCGCCTCGATGACGTTGAGCTCGTCTCCGAAGCGGCAGTCCGAGACGACGCATCCCTTGCGCGGCATGATCTGCAGCAAATGATCGCGTGCCAGACGTTGCATCGCCTCGCGAACCGGCGTGCGGCCGATCCCGAGCCGTTCGCATAATTCAGCCTCCGAGACATAAGCGCCGGGCCGCAGCTCGAGAGTGGCGATCATCTGTTCGAGCTGCGCGTAGGCCCGCTCCGTCAGGCTGGCGATTTCGCTCGTGGTGGAGGCCTTGGCTGACGGGCGGCGCGATTTCGGTTGACGAGGTCTCATATATCAGCTCATATATCAGTAACAACAGGCCGACGCTATGGCCAAATGTAGGGAAGGCAGAGGCGGACAAGGCATGGCGCGATCTCCCGTGACCGACTGGGCGTCTGACTGGGACCATCTCGATCCAGCCTGGATCGGCAATCCATATCCGATCTGGCAGAATTTGCGCGATCGGTGTCCAATTGCGCATACCGACCGCTACAACGGGGTCTACTTCCCGACGCGATACGCCGACATCCGCGACGTCGCCTATGATCCCGACCGCTTCTCTTCCCGCCGTGTCGTGGTTCGGGAGGGTGAATACCGCGTCAACTCGCCGCCGATCACGTCGGACCCTCCCGAGCACCGCCCGATGCGCATGGTGCTGATCCCGCCGTTCACGCCGCAGGCCGTGGCCAAGCTCGAACCCCAGACGCGACGTGTCTGCAACGAACTGATCGACCGTATCATCTCGCAATCTTCCTGCGATGGCGCTGTCGATTATGCGCAGCACATCCCGGTTCGGATCATCGCTCATATGCTGGGGATACCGGCGGAAGACGGTGATCAATTCCGTTCCTGGATTGCGATGGCCTTGCAGGAAGGAGTGACCAACCAGTCCGCGCTGAAACGGGCCGAGCAGGAGATCTCGGATTATTTCGCCGGGCAGATTGCACGACGGCGCGAGCGGGCGGGCGACGATCTCGTCAGTTTTCTGATCAATGCGCGCAATCCGGACAATGGACCGTTCTCGGATCGTCAGATCCTCGGCGCGTTGCGCCTGCTCCTGATCGCCGGCATCGATACGACTTGGAGTGCCATCGGGTCATCTCTGTGGCATCTCGCGACCCACGCGGAGGATCGCGAACGGCTGGTGCGACGGCCCGAATTGATCGGCACGGCCATCGAGGAATTCCTGCGGGCCTATGCACCGGTGACGATGGCGCGCGAGGTCGTCGACAACACCGAGCTCGGAGGCTGTCCGATGCGGAAGGGCGAGATGGTCATGCTGTCCTTTCCCGCGGCCAATCGCGACCCCGAGAAGTTCGCGGATGCCGATTCGGTCAGGATCGACCGGACGCAAAACCCGCACGTGGCCTTCGGCCTCGGCATTCACCGCTGCATCGGATCGAACCTGGCGCGAATGGAAATGCGGATCGCGCTCGAGGAATGGCTGAAGCGAATTCCCGAGTTCGCGCTGGACCGGACGCGACCCATGACCTGGTCGGAAGGGGCTGTGCGCGGCCCCCGGTTGCTCCCGCTCGTTCTTGGGTCGCGTTGATCGACGTTCATTGCACTGATTGATTGGAGGCCGGATGTTCTTCGTTCGAAAGCACGACATTCTCATCGGCGCGCCGCCGGAAGCGGTCTTCGACTATGTCTGCAATCCGCATTCCTGGCCCGAATGGCTGGCGGCCTCGCACAAGATCGAAGGACCCGATCAGCCTTTGGCGCTCGGCCAGTCCTTCCGGGAGGAATGGCAGATCCGGCGGGGGACGATCGAGCTGCATTGGAGTGTCATCGAGAGCGAGAGGCCGCGCGCCTGGACGTGCAGGGCCGATACCGATTTCATCGGTCCGATCCTGATCCGCTACACGTTTGCCCAGGAAAAGGGATGGACCCGCTATACGCGGGAGCTCACCAATCCCGACCGGCCATCCGCGCCGAGCCAGGACCAGCTCGATCGCATGGATGAAGAAGCGCGGATTGGACTCGGCAACATCAAGAACCAAGTCGAGCGCCGTTTCGCTGCGGCCTATGTCAGCCCCTATCCCTGCTGACATCCACGGAGATCAAGCCATGACCATCGAGATCACGGTCCGGGTCGATTCAGGGAAATGCCAGGGTCACGCCCGCTGCAGCGCCCTGGCGCCGGAGCTGTTCCAGCTCGACGAGTTCGGGCATGCGCGGGAAAGCGTGGCGGTCTGCACCGCTTCCGAACTGATCGACAAGGCCTATGTCGCCCGGGCGAATTGTCCGGAGGAAGCCATCATCATCACGGAGCGCTGAAGTATGGAGGCCTCTTGAGGGTGCCGGACCGGCCGCCCTCAGCGCCGGCCGCGCTTGGTGTCGGCCTTGGCCGGCGGCTCGGTCTGCGGCGCGCAGGTCGCGGCCTGCAGCGTTGCCTGCGCCTGCGGCATCAGGCCGGGCTCGGCGGCGAGCGCCTTCATCAGGATCAGGCCGGTGGTGGTCGGGGAATCGATGATGAGGCGGTCGGCCGCGGTGACCTCCTCGTCCTCGGGCAGCTCGCTGTGCTGCGCCTCGGTCATCAAGTCGAGCTCGATCACCTTGCGGCCCGCCGAGCGGTCGTTGATGGCGTAATAGGCGATCTCGTTGCGGGTGTAGAACGACACCGAGGTGTAGGCCTGGCTCACCGGCACCGTGAGCTTGATCGGTCCGCCCGAGAGGTCGTAGCGGCAGATCGCCAGCGCGAACGCCGGGTCCATGAACGGCATCGGCGACGTCGAGGGATCGGCGAGGGGAAGCTGGGTGACGCCGTTCACCTTCGTCATCGGCGTCAGCCGCGAATAGGCGTCCTGCGTCGCGATCCGCGGCAGCGCCAGCACGCTGACGAGGTGGACCACGAGGCCCAGCACGATGCCGGCAACGATGGTGAACAGCAGGCGGATCATGAGCAGCCCGCCGTGCTGATGCTGGGCATCGG contains:
- the arsB gene encoding ACR3 family arsenite efflux transporter — encoded protein: MGIFERYLTLWVALCIVVGVALGHVMPGFFGTVAAAEVAKVNLPVAVLIWLMIVPMLLKIDFGSLGEVRKHWRGVGVTLFINWAVKPFSMALLGSFFIGHLFAPLLPAGQISSYIAGLILLAAAPCTAMVFVWSNLCEGEPHYTLSQVALNDVIMVFLFAPLVGLLLGVASISVPWGTLLLSVLLYIVVPVIVAQLWRKVLLRSGTAGFDRVMRTLQPLSLVALLATLVLLFGFQGEQIVSQPLVIAILAVPILVQVYLNAGLAYWLSRRFGVAWCVAAPAALIGASNFFELAVAAAISLFGLDSGAALATVVGVLVEVPVMLSVVRIVKATRGWYEAGAASAATALEARQ
- a CDS encoding arsenate reductase ArsC → MPDPIYNVLFLCTGNSARSILAESILRKDGAGRFRAFSAGSTPKGAVHPLALRTLETLEYPTDGMRSKSWLEFAAPDAPVMDFVFTVCDNAAGESCPIWPGQPMTAHWGIEDPAAAEGTDLEKQAAFVTAFRYLKNRIDTFVSLPLRSIDKLSLGTRLREIGRSDGATSNRGDVA
- a CDS encoding helix-turn-helix transcriptional regulator: MENEEAVLALAALAQPTRLEAFRTLVRHEPDGLAAGDLARLLEVPQNTLSAHLAILSRARLVSSERHSRSIVYRANLGEFRDIAVFLLRDCCGGRPEVCNPVVETLQSCCSPKRKERSRA
- a CDS encoding helix-turn-helix transcriptional regulator, whose translation is MKIADAAARLEALGNQTRLQIYRALVRAGHAGMPVGRLQEKLKIPASTLSHHIKALVAVGLVSQVRESTTLICHANFDAMRGLLAFLAAECCADEAGCKAAQTAA
- a CDS encoding NAD(P)-binding domain-containing protein; the protein is MNVKTVAIIGAGPVGLAAAAHVLERGMSPIVLEAGPEAAHAIRQWQHVQLFSPWEYNVDKAAARLLAPTGWNSPDPQSYPTGGELIDRYLTPLATRTKLRETIRTSSRVTAISRAGFDKAKTKGRERAPFEIRYQNGRGPEMLHADAVIDVSGTWFSPNPAGSNGLPAIGERERADRIAYGMPDVRGTERARYAGKIVAVLGAGHSAVGTLIDLAQLAGEVPGTQAIWLLRGADPAKSFGGGGNDKLAARGELGSAFAALVTAGKIRVESEFGVTHLSESEGRLRISAGSGCGARSVVADELVVSTGFRPDLSFLSELRLRLDPAIEAPVALAPLIDPNEHSCGTVRPHGARELAHDEPGFYLAGMKSYGRAPTFLMMTGYEQVRSIAADIAGDKKAAARVELVLPETGVCTRGGVEAADAGCCGGPAKEESSACCAADENAKKAGRTGCGCS
- a CDS encoding MFS transporter is translated as MCVGQLGNLLPHVTLSANLAQHLMPAWGLSAADGGLMASGYAFGYMLAVPVLTTLTDRIDARIVLLCGSIVSGLATIAFGIFAEGFWSGTIIWSLAGLGFAGAYMPGLKALTDRLPAGDTSRAVTLYTSSFSVGVGLSFLVAQLLADRWGWRSAFYVTGVGPIAMVIACLLIEGRRPAPKSGRLLNFAPVLANREALGYILGYGAHCFELYGIRTWLVGFWTFVVAHQGEPSWMTPVLMSFCFAVISMPASILGNEAALKFGRHRAITVVMIASACVALVIGFNASAPAWVLALLLMIYGVTVPADSGALTAGMSAAAVSEHRGATLALHSTVGFGLSALGAWGTGVALDVAGGPQSASGWLLMFIVLAAGIALGPVALLWARRKPG
- a CDS encoding GntR family transcriptional regulator; the protein is MRPRQPKSRRPSAKASTTSEIASLTERAYAQLEQMIATLELRPGAYVSEAELCERLGIGRTPVREAMQRLARDHLLQIMPRKGCVVSDCRFGDELNVIEARRPLELVVARGAAMRATPEQRQQFTELAAGMVAALEQDDFDAFARLDADFNQLCLVACRNATVASMMRLIGTQNRRFWFMHHGRTLPREGVECHIEIARAIASGDADLAADAAERLLAYVEGLARRSPIPG
- a CDS encoding cytochrome P450, producing MARSPVTDWASDWDHLDPAWIGNPYPIWQNLRDRCPIAHTDRYNGVYFPTRYADIRDVAYDPDRFSSRRVVVREGEYRVNSPPITSDPPEHRPMRMVLIPPFTPQAVAKLEPQTRRVCNELIDRIISQSSCDGAVDYAQHIPVRIIAHMLGIPAEDGDQFRSWIAMALQEGVTNQSALKRAEQEISDYFAGQIARRRERAGDDLVSFLINARNPDNGPFSDRQILGALRLLLIAGIDTTWSAIGSSLWHLATHAEDRERLVRRPELIGTAIEEFLRAYAPVTMAREVVDNTELGGCPMRKGEMVMLSFPAANRDPEKFADADSVRIDRTQNPHVAFGLGIHRCIGSNLARMEMRIALEEWLKRIPEFALDRTRPMTWSEGAVRGPRLLPLVLGSR
- a CDS encoding SRPBCC family protein, translating into MFFVRKHDILIGAPPEAVFDYVCNPHSWPEWLAASHKIEGPDQPLALGQSFREEWQIRRGTIELHWSVIESERPRAWTCRADTDFIGPILIRYTFAQEKGWTRYTRELTNPDRPSAPSQDQLDRMDEEARIGLGNIKNQVERRFAAAYVSPYPC
- a CDS encoding ferredoxin, whose product is MTIEITVRVDSGKCQGHARCSALAPELFQLDEFGHARESVAVCTASELIDKAYVARANCPEEAIIITER
- a CDS encoding DUF1254 domain-containing protein, encoding MIRLLFTIVAGIVLGLVVHLVSVLALPRIATQDAYSRLTPMTKVNGVTQLPLADPSTSPMPFMDPAFALAICRYDLSGGPIKLTVPVSQAYTSVSFYTRNEIAYYAINDRSAGRKVIELDLMTEAQHSELPEDEEVTAADRLIIDSPTTTGLILMKALAAEPGLMPQAQATLQAATCAPQTEPPAKADTKRGRR